Below is a genomic region from Actinoallomurus bryophytorum.
CGGTGCGGACCTTACGGCGGACGGTGTCAGCGTCGGGCAGTTTCCGGCTGGTCTTGACGGTCTCGACGATGAAGTCGGCGATCTTGATCTGAATCTGGGCGACCTTGCTGATGCCGAGCAGCTCGACGACCTGAGTGATCTCTTCCTCGGCCGTGTCCTGGGAAGCGAACCCGCCCCGCCGCAGCGGACTGCGGCGGGTGCCGTCGGCGTTGGGCGGGAGTTCGAGTTGGTAGGACCAGGTGCCGTGGTGGGGGCTCCACTGGCCGTTGCGGCGCCGCAGTTTGGGGCACTTGCGGCCGAGGAGGCGACCGGTCTCCTGGTCGCGGCAGCCGCAGAGTTTGAACGTCTTCCTGCTGGCCATCTGCTCTACTCGCCTTCTGGTTCGGGGCGGCCTGCGCCGCCTGGGTAGCCGAGCAGGGTGAGCAGCTCCGGGGTGGGCACCAGGTAGGTCTTGCCGACCCGCAGGACCCGGCACGGAAATTCACCGGACTGGGCAAGCTCATAGGACTTGGTGCGACCGATCCCCAGGGCTTTCCCGGCAGTGATCAGGTCGACCACGGCCGGGAGTTCACCCAGCTCCGCCAGCGACATCCCGGCCCTCACCACGGCCACCACCCATGGGCGCAGCCCGGGATGATCCGGGTCCTCACCGGCGAATCCGAGGCGGGCTTGTTGGCCGACGGCCGTCCTGGTTCGAGGTGGCCGCCGGTGGTCTGTAGATCCGCCTGGGACGGTGGATATCGACGCTCGGCTCGACGCCGGGTGTCAAGCCGAATCCAGTGGTGGGCGCTGCTCACAGCAGTGCGTCGTTGCTGTCGCCTCCACCGGTGGGTGCTATCGATCATGGGGCCGGTCTCCCGGCGGGCGTCGGAGGATCAGGACTTCCTCGTGGGCGTTGACGTGTAGCGGGAGTCCGGCGGTGCGGGCTTTGCGGGTTTCGTGCATCGCGAAGAAGCTGGCGCGGGTGACCAGATGGTCGTCCTTGATGCC
It encodes:
- a CDS encoding DNA-binding protein, giving the protein MRAGMSLAELGELPAVVDLITAGKALGIGRTKSYELAQSGEFPCRVLRVGKTYLVPTPELLTLLGYPGGAGRPEPEGE